AGTCCTGGCACCGAAGATGGACGTGGTCAAACGTAACTCTCATTGTTAAAATTTCCTTTCCTTAGAAGAAGCGCGCCTGACAGCACGCACGTGAAAATATGATACAGGATATGTCATTATCCCATAATTCGTTGATTGTGTGAAACAAAAAAGCACTTTAGGTAGTGTCTATATTTGATTTACATTGAATCAAAATGGGAATATAAAAAACAAACTGGCGTCAATGTTGAACCTACTCAACATATCCGAGATCTCGCAACTTACCTTCCAGAATCTCTGTCTCCTCAGCCGTAGATTCTTGTGTTTTCAGGTGGTGGTAATTAGAATTCATCAGGATGTCGTCATAAGCGTCGCGGAAGCGATCTGGATCTTCACAGGCACACGCTTCACCGCTCAGCACATGTCGATACACGAACTCACCTGTCTGTTCATCTTCACGATACAGATACTCACCATCCGTTAGGGACCAGAGTCGAACGCCTTCCGAATACCTATCAATCTCTATATTGTCAACCATTGCCCGGGAAGTTACGCGATGGTGCGGTATCTCCAAGTTGTTTTTGTCAAGAAACCTGACACCGTAGAGACTATCCAACTCCGACAGGACCAATCGGTTTGGATCAATTTTAGATGAAGATAGCAGGTCTTGTCCATAGCCGTGATAGTCCACATCAATAGCTGCGAGGTTTGTAATTGTCGGGAACAAATCAATCGCTGAAATCGGCGGATTCGGAAATTCCAGACTCCCGATGTCAGGAACATGTGCTAACAACGGCACGTGTAGCACGTTCTGATGGAGCGTGGCACCGTGGTTTATAATCTCATCACAGATACCCTCACCGTGATCCCCAAAGATGAAAATCGCCCACTCTGAGAGAGGAAGTTGCTTCAAAATTTCAACGAGCTTAAATTCGAGTATATGCGTCACAGCGGCGTAGTAGATACGCAACGCCTCATCCATCCTACCGTTATCGACGAGCCACTCGAAACTTGGAGCATCCGGAATTCCGCTCATGCCATAGTCAGCGTGTGCATACCAGAAATGCAGGAAACAAAATTGCGGTACGTCCGAAGGCTGCTTGAGCTGTCGGATCAAGTCTTCAAGTGAACCGAGATGTTGTTCCGATGCATTCGGATCCATTACTGTAATGAACGGCTCAAAGTCGAGAAATCGGAACACATCCGGTCGTTCTGAACGCCCAGTGATGTGATAACCCGCATCACGAAATATCTGAAATAGATTTGGAATATCCTCGAACATCTTAAGGTAAGCCTGCCCATAAAGACCGTGTTCAAACGCGTAAAGTCCGGTGAAATAGGAGGTATGAGACGGACGTGTCGCCGGTGCGGGTACAAAAAACTTTTCAGCAAGCGAGAACTTCTGGGTTAGTAGGTCGAACTTCGGCGTGTTAAAAAGGGGGTTCGTCCGACTGAGTGCATCGAACCGCCAGCAATCAATTGAGATGAGTAAGAATTTATTGACAGTGTTGATTTTCATCAAAAATACGGATTGGAGCCCACATCTTCAGGCGTGGAAGGAAAATTCGCTCTCATGTATGAGACCACAGCGTTTTTTGAAAAAAAACACTTGACATCCTGGTCAAGGCACCCACTGCCTAACTGATGGGTTAAGATTACGGTCGGAGGAAATTGACGGGATAAGTTACAAACCACGATTCCGATGGGTGTAAGGGGTGTCTGTAGCTACCCAGAGGTAACTACAGACATTCACTGCCTTAAATCGAGAAGTTGCCGACGAAGACGTTATTCTCTGTGCCACTCTGCTGCCATGTCACCGGGAGGTGAGCATCCTTATAGCGATAAACTTCGGATTTACCGACAATGGCGTTCTGAATCGTTGTCAGCGGTTTGTACCAGATCTGATGGGGCTGTGTGCAATCGGCACACGGATAGCGATTGGCGGAAAGTTTGAGAACTTCACCAACGGTTACATCATATTTGGTGCCTTCTTTTGTGAATTCAACGGAAGCGGTTTGGGTCGCGACGACTTCACCCAAAACATCAGCGTATTTCGTCGTGAGCAGGTCGCTGAGTGCGGAGCGCTGTTCTACGGTGGTACTCGGATCCATGTATAACACGCTCTTTCGGGTCTTGGTCTCGATTGCCAAATTGTTTTTCGCGCTAATAACAGCAACGACAGTTAGGTTCTCCAAGGAAACGTCGTTCCACGTTCCACTCTGGATATTCCAGACGGCGGTTGCCTCTCTGCCACCCTCCACGAATTCGGAACCATAGTGGCATGCCCCGACATAGACACTCGCGGAGCGGGCTTCAATGTATTCGCCTTGCACAGTCGGTGATTCGGTGGCAAAAGCGAAACCCGCTATGAAAGTCAGTGCGAGTACCGTCAAAACAAAGATATTTCTCATCTTGATTTCTCCATTTTTTTCGGATTCACCTTACGAAACGCAATAGTAACACTATACCATTTTAACTTTAACTTTTATTATACCTTAAATGAATTTAAAAAGCAACTTTTTCTGCGTTTTCTGTCACCGATCCTTGGGCTATCGACTGAGGGGTACTATTTGCCAGCGTTCTCAAGTAGACGCTCGAGCGTGCCGCCTAAAATCTCTGATTTGTCTGCCTCCGGGATAAATGTACAGTGTGTTCGGAACGCCTCAAGGGCGTGTTGATAGGTCATAAAGTTGCGAACCACCGGATAGTCGGACCCCCAACAGAGACGCCCAGGACCGAAGTGTTCGTAGAGGGCACGTACAATCCAGTGCGTATCCGATTGCGGATAATCCCATGAGACCTGTGAAACGTAAGCGAAACCCGACATCTTGATATGAATGTTCGGCACGTTCCCTGATGCAAGCACCTGCTTGAGCTGCGGATACGGCGGCTCTTCACCCGCTCGCGCACCCCCCATGTGATGGCACAGAAACGGAACAGTCGGGAACTGCGCCGCGAGTTCTCGGAGTGCCTCGTGCTGATGACTTCCCATGGCGATGCTAGCGATGAGTCCAAGGTCGCCTGTCGTGTGAAAGAACCGTTGTCCCTCCTCTGAAAAGAACCAACTCCCATCGTCATCACCTCTGAGGTAATGGGTATAACCTTTGAGGGCATACGTTTCCGCGGCAGTTTTCAACCGATCGGCGGCACCATCCGTGTGATACGTCTCTGTCCATGAGCAATCCACATCGGCGAATTGGATAAGCCGCTCCGGATAGCGTTTGACACACGCTGCGACGTAATCGTTGTTTTCGGGATTCCGATCGATGCGCGCACAGATAAGCACGGCTTTATCGACATCGTGCAGATCCATTTCGTGGAGCAGTTGTTCAACTCTGCCGCGACTTTCGTCATCGGGAACAGGGGGTTGATAGGGCCATCGGGGCCATGCATGAGTATGTGAATCAATTATCATTTTTCTGTAGTTCCTTATTTAGACATCTACGGACCTACGATGTGCCGTTGTTTCAGGGCTTCTATTTCTCGTGACAATTCTTCTATTTTTCTATCTTGTGACCGCTCGTTTTGCCCCCGCCACGCGATAATAATCTGCGGGATACCGATAGTTACAACAATGAGAATTATGAGTCCGGATACAAATCCCACAACTAAGATGATCCGTTTGTCAAGTTCTTCAAATTTGATATCGACCCCTTTAAATTTGGTATCAACCTCATTAAATTTGGTGTCAACGTACTCTTTCATACGCGTCTCAGATGCCGCGATCTCCTCTCTGAGCAGCGTCTCAGATGCCGCAATTTCTGCTCTGAGCCGTGTTTCCACTTCAGAGATCTCCTCTTTGACGATGAAACGGATTTTGTCAAGATCTTGAGACGTTAATTCGCCAAAGGTAGGCGATATAATCAGAAAAAACGCGGCACAGAAAAATAAAG
The Candidatus Poribacteria bacterium DNA segment above includes these coding regions:
- a CDS encoding sulfatase-like hydrolase/transferase gives rise to the protein MKINTVNKFLLISIDCWRFDALSRTNPLFNTPKFDLLTQKFSLAEKFFVPAPATRPSHTSYFTGLYAFEHGLYGQAYLKMFEDIPNLFQIFRDAGYHITGRSERPDVFRFLDFEPFITVMDPNASEQHLGSLEDLIRQLKQPSDVPQFCFLHFWYAHADYGMSGIPDAPSFEWLVDNGRMDEALRIYYAAVTHILEFKLVEILKQLPLSEWAIFIFGDHGEGICDEIINHGATLHQNVLHVPLLAHVPDIGSLEFPNPPISAIDLFPTITNLAAIDVDYHGYGQDLLSSSKIDPNRLVLSELDSLYGVRFLDKNNLEIPHHRVTSRAMVDNIEIDRYSEGVRLWSLTDGEYLYREDEQTGEFVYRHVLSGEACACEDPDRFRDAYDDILMNSNYHHLKTQESTAEETEILEGKLRDLGYVE
- a CDS encoding DUF1326 domain-containing protein; the encoded protein is MRNIFVLTVLALTFIAGFAFATESPTVQGEYIEARSASVYVGACHYGSEFVEGGREATAVWNIQSGTWNDVSLENLTVVAVISAKNNLAIETKTRKSVLYMDPSTTVEQRSALSDLLTTKYADVLGEVVATQTASVEFTKEGTKYDVTVGEVLKLSANRYPCADCTQPHQIWYKPLTTIQNAIVGKSEVYRYKDAHLPVTWQQSGTENNVFVGNFSI
- a CDS encoding amidohydrolase family protein, yielding MIIDSHTHAWPRWPYQPPVPDDESRGRVEQLLHEMDLHDVDKAVLICARIDRNPENNDYVAACVKRYPERLIQFADVDCSWTETYHTDGAADRLKTAAETYALKGYTHYLRGDDDGSWFFSEEGQRFFHTTGDLGLIASIAMGSHQHEALRELAAQFPTVPFLCHHMGGARAGEEPPYPQLKQVLASGNVPNIHIKMSGFAYVSQVSWDYPQSDTHWIVRALYEHFGPGRLCWGSDYPVVRNFMTYQHALEAFRTHCTFIPEADKSEILGGTLERLLENAGK